In one Haloplanus salinus genomic region, the following are encoded:
- a CDS encoding DNA double-strand break repair nuclease NurA, with the protein MTLDPVHVEEVADLAGLLGRRVDDGDHDDLARTAFEEWLDPLRIDGRTVLAPLGDRRLRAVAVDDVALVDAPYPTVHGLDSGTINPTTFKNGLVLDVAHAAMAADPSDLDLHRARSLVTTVHANDPTLSLGTDWVRRDEGYFRRKILHAPRVNRYAEGVVHALALYLAESSHALEHADAVSDCLLLDGPLYPKELLNWQDRDAELGALTTEAKPQAIVENYVRLVERMLDRDVALAGFVKSPSAKLITRALREKGVDAPWVDDTALFTRLLEPSAGGTEGHRLTFTNWFRSRGGSDRTLAADGDALGVDRRRDPDDYEVTFFVVYDPREDLCYRVEAPAGLTRDADARDRLTRQILRDVAVSRGPPTVVERADALARIGVDEKTALRRKFEERLDSAFVRTYDDVRWDAEF; encoded by the coding sequence ATGACACTCGATCCGGTCCACGTCGAGGAGGTGGCGGACCTCGCGGGCCTGCTCGGTCGCCGCGTCGACGACGGCGACCACGACGACCTGGCGCGGACGGCGTTCGAGGAGTGGCTCGACCCCCTTCGGATCGACGGGCGGACGGTGCTGGCTCCCCTCGGCGACCGCCGCCTCCGCGCCGTCGCCGTCGACGACGTCGCCCTCGTCGACGCCCCTTATCCGACCGTTCACGGCCTCGACTCGGGGACGATCAACCCGACCACGTTCAAGAACGGTCTCGTCCTCGACGTGGCCCACGCGGCGATGGCCGCCGACCCCTCCGACCTGGACCTCCACCGCGCTCGGAGTCTGGTGACGACGGTTCACGCCAACGACCCGACGCTCTCGCTCGGCACCGACTGGGTGCGCCGCGACGAGGGCTACTTCCGGCGGAAGATTCTGCACGCCCCGCGCGTCAACCGCTACGCCGAGGGCGTCGTCCACGCCCTCGCGCTCTATCTCGCCGAGAGCTCCCACGCGCTCGAACACGCGGACGCCGTCTCCGACTGCCTACTCCTCGACGGGCCGCTCTACCCGAAGGAACTCCTCAACTGGCAGGACCGGGACGCCGAACTCGGCGCGCTGACGACGGAAGCCAAACCCCAAGCCATCGTCGAGAACTACGTCCGCCTCGTCGAACGGATGCTGGACCGGGACGTTGCCCTCGCGGGCTTCGTCAAGAGCCCCTCCGCGAAGCTGATCACGCGCGCGCTCCGCGAGAAGGGCGTCGACGCGCCGTGGGTGGACGACACCGCCTTGTTCACCCGGCTGTTAGAACCCAGTGCGGGCGGCACGGAGGGCCACCGCCTCACCTTCACCAACTGGTTTCGCTCCCGCGGCGGCTCGGATCGGACCCTCGCGGCCGACGGCGACGCCCTCGGCGTCGACCGACGGCGCGACCCCGATGACTACGAGGTGACCTTCTTCGTCGTCTACGACCCCCGCGAGGACCTGTGTTATCGGGTCGAAGCGCCGGCCGGCCTCACGCGTGACGCCGACGCACGGGACCGGCTCACCCGGCAGATACTACGGGACGTGGCCGTCTCCCGCGGTCCGCCGACGGTCGTCGAGCGTGCGGACGCGCTCGCACGCATCGGCGTCGACGAGAAAACGGCACTCCGACGGAAGTTCGAGGAACGGCTGGACTCGGCGTTCGTCCGCACGTACGACGACGTGCGCTGGGACGCGGAGTTCTAG
- a CDS encoding DUF7113 family protein, with product MLLIRGTGGDTTLTGTVYERGERAPSFQGAPDEDAPYVWVCDEFYEVESGGSTTRIDGEEKRIAFESPMPRGFDTREQAIEAAKAHLRTQFARVGVPESTVAVEIEKAEPID from the coding sequence ATGTTACTGATCCGTGGCACGGGCGGCGACACGACGCTCACCGGGACGGTGTACGAACGGGGTGAGCGCGCGCCGTCGTTCCAGGGTGCGCCCGACGAGGACGCCCCCTACGTGTGGGTCTGCGACGAGTTCTACGAGGTCGAGAGCGGCGGGTCGACCACGCGGATCGACGGCGAGGAGAAGCGAATCGCGTTCGAGTCACCGATGCCTCGCGGCTTCGACACGCGCGAACAGGCCATCGAGGCGGCGAAAGCGCATCTCCGAACCCAGTTCGCCCGCGTCGGCGTCCCGGAGTCGACGGTCGCCGTCGAGATAGAAAAGGCGGAGCCGATCGACTAG
- a CDS encoding alpha/beta hydrolase produces MTDRAPDLHPEAKTILDEVDLPPTHALSVSGAREALRDVLVSDDPPDDDLTVRSLSIPGPDGPETALDVRAYAPPGDGDRPVLVYFHGGGWVRGDLDTHDGLCRLLAEAADCVVVSVDYRRAPEHPFPAPVRDAYAATAWAAEHAGVVGGDPDRIAVGGDSAGGNLAAAVTLLARERAGPAIDHQVLLYPVTDYDLDTDSYRANAEGYLLSRASMRWYWDRYLDDELDGANPYASPLRAPDLSGLPSATVVTAGYDPLRDEGAAYADRLREAGVEVTHADYPGMVHVFASFPDLGRARDARETIAADLSSAFDR; encoded by the coding sequence ATGACCGACCGCGCCCCCGACCTCCACCCCGAGGCGAAGACGATCCTCGACGAGGTCGACCTCCCGCCGACCCACGCGCTCTCCGTCTCTGGCGCCCGCGAGGCACTTCGGGACGTACTCGTGAGCGACGACCCGCCGGACGACGACCTGACGGTACGTAGTCTGTCGATTCCCGGTCCCGACGGGCCGGAGACGGCACTCGACGTACGGGCGTACGCTCCCCCCGGCGACGGCGACCGCCCGGTCCTCGTCTACTTCCACGGCGGCGGCTGGGTGCGCGGCGACCTCGACACCCACGACGGCCTCTGCCGCCTCCTCGCCGAGGCGGCGGACTGCGTCGTCGTCTCGGTCGACTACCGGCGCGCGCCGGAACACCCCTTCCCAGCGCCCGTCCGCGACGCCTACGCGGCGACGGCGTGGGCGGCCGAACACGCGGGGGTAGTCGGCGGCGACCCGGATCGAATCGCGGTCGGCGGCGACAGCGCGGGCGGGAATCTCGCCGCCGCGGTGACGCTGTTGGCCCGCGAGCGCGCCGGGCCGGCTATCGACCACCAGGTCCTGCTCTATCCGGTCACGGACTACGACCTCGACACCGACTCCTACCGCGCGAACGCCGAGGGCTACCTGCTCTCGCGGGCGAGCATGCGCTGGTACTGGGATCGCTACCTCGACGACGAACTGGACGGCGCGAACCCGTACGCGTCGCCGCTGCGGGCGCCCGACCTCTCGGGGTTGCCGTCGGCGACGGTGGTCACCGCGGGCTACGACCCGCTCCGCGACGAGGGTGCGGCCTACGCCGACCGACTGCGCGAGGCGGGAGTCGAGGTCACTCACGCGGACTACCCGGGGATGGTCCACGTGTTCGCGTCGTTCCCCGACCTGGGGCGGGCGCGGGACGCGAGGGAGACGATCGCGGCCGATCTGTCGTCGGCGTTCGACCGGTGA
- a CDS encoding DUF7344 domain-containing protein yields MSLARDDVYEVLSNRRRRFVIHYLQRNGPRAALGTLAEHVAAWENGIDVAAVGSDARKNVYTSLQQFHLPKMEKLDLVVFDQRDAEVELTEAAADVDLYLEVVQGHDVPWSLYYLGVGGLAGGVMFGHALDLPPLAGLSDVDLAVFTVIAIATMALVHTYYTRGMRLGTDGPPPEVER; encoded by the coding sequence ATGAGCCTGGCACGAGACGACGTCTACGAGGTGTTGAGTAACCGACGGCGGCGGTTCGTCATCCACTATCTGCAGCGGAACGGGCCGCGGGCGGCCTTGGGAACGCTCGCGGAGCACGTCGCCGCCTGGGAGAACGGTATCGACGTCGCGGCCGTGGGGTCGGACGCGCGCAAGAACGTCTACACGTCGCTCCAGCAGTTCCACCTGCCGAAGATGGAGAAGCTGGATCTGGTTGTCTTCGATCAACGTGACGCGGAGGTCGAACTCACCGAGGCGGCCGCCGACGTCGACCTCTACCTGGAGGTGGTTCAGGGCCACGACGTGCCCTGGAGCCTCTACTATCTCGGGGTCGGCGGACTCGCCGGGGGCGTGATGTTCGGCCACGCGCTCGACTTGCCGCCGTTGGCGGGCCTGAGTGACGTGGATCTGGCGGTGTTCACCGTCATCGCCATCGCCACGATGGCGCTGGTCCACACCTACTACACCCGCGGGATGCGTCTCGGAACCGACGGGCCGCCACCCGAAGTCGAGCGATGA
- a CDS encoding DUF1102 domain-containing protein, whose amino-acid sequence MSGTVGSGAFTSVSAERTVSVAVADDPDAFLSLGPCDGPNGDYVTVEGGVASIDLSPSNTQVPGSGVNNDAVSVFDDVFEIANQGTQPVGVWLDAAPATDRNGDPVVEFYRNGDRSTEIIGQGNAVCLGVGEDICVGLRTDTRSERFDPGDRLLNLVSGGHELIVNADATVACDAGTPTGGGPLRLNTGVADWQVVEVPQSATDDAPSTPYDAKVVDPPSAWATSEADAEWVDPFGTGGLKADPDGAYAYELDIPASGTLVVEEYGSDNPVEFFLNASSIGGSGGQSAFGSLRSGVPDQTVSSGDTLRAEVTNNSGSSGNPTGLLVAARLE is encoded by the coding sequence ATGAGTGGAACCGTCGGTTCCGGCGCGTTCACAAGCGTTAGCGCCGAACGAACCGTGAGTGTCGCGGTCGCGGACGACCCCGACGCGTTCCTCTCGCTCGGTCCCTGTGACGGGCCGAACGGCGACTACGTGACCGTCGAGGGCGGCGTGGCGTCGATAGACCTCTCCCCGTCGAACACGCAGGTTCCGGGCAGCGGCGTCAATAACGACGCCGTCTCGGTGTTCGACGACGTGTTCGAGATCGCCAACCAAGGCACCCAGCCCGTCGGCGTGTGGCTCGACGCCGCTCCCGCGACGGACCGCAACGGCGACCCGGTGGTGGAGTTCTATCGGAACGGCGACCGGAGCACGGAAATCATCGGCCAGGGGAACGCAGTCTGCCTCGGTGTTGGCGAGGACATCTGCGTCGGCTTGCGGACGGACACCCGGAGCGAACGCTTCGATCCCGGAGATAGACTCCTCAACCTCGTCAGCGGAGGCCACGAACTGATCGTCAACGCCGATGCAACGGTCGCGTGCGACGCCGGCACCCCTACAGGCGGCGGTCCACTGCGTCTGAACACCGGCGTCGCGGACTGGCAGGTGGTCGAAGTGCCGCAGAGTGCGACCGACGACGCGCCGTCGACGCCGTACGACGCGAAAGTTGTCGATCCGCCAAGTGCGTGGGCGACATCGGAAGCCGACGCTGAGTGGGTCGACCCGTTCGGTACCGGAGGTCTCAAAGCCGATCCGGACGGCGCGTACGCGTACGAACTCGACATCCCTGCGTCCGGAACGCTCGTCGTCGAGGAGTACGGCTCCGACAACCCCGTCGAGTTCTTTCTCAACGCTTCGAGCATCGGCGGATCGGGCGGTCAGAGCGCGTTCGGCTCGCTCCGCTCGGGCGTGCCCGATCAGACGGTCAGTTCCGGGGACACACTCCGAGCCGAAGTGACCAACAACTCCGGTTCGTCGGGGAATCCGACTGGGCTACTGGTGGCGGCTCGACTCGAGTAG
- a CDS encoding CARDB domain-containing protein yields MIAFAALGLVLPTVAAPLTGQATDSVSDNVALTTENSANAEYVRTTETGDITLDLSPSDPALAADGLNPEARTYVADAFRIRYDGDTEATVWITNDAASVTFLADGAPIDARADAVTLAPEESVAVGVVVDTRGATPPESSEFTVRANVTDAGTETADPAPGIAAPDPEEPATTRVTSPTPTSRALSLRDTADGRSVTLDLNRLVVARAGDGALTLDDLTVVSDGGDLDLEVSRTTPDSAGALPADAGVRPLGAVRVVERRGGVERATLRFGVDRAYLDAAGYAPEDLTVYRYDGREWSERGVEVVSRSDERVFLEAGTPGFSTFVVAAAVPDLRVTDADFRTGPVPAGEGATVTAEVTNAGDAPGARTVALTLDGDPVAERRVDLTPGESTTLSFRADPSSAGTYDVRVGSADVGRLVVEGSEPDTGGDEGTPGEVGPSSPATSTSVEAPAGAETPAVEPAGGAPTETLWLTLLVGVVALLALVRRLRE; encoded by the coding sequence ATGATCGCCTTCGCGGCACTAGGTCTCGTTCTCCCGACCGTCGCAGCACCACTGACGGGACAGGCGACCGACTCCGTCTCCGACAACGTCGCCCTCACCACCGAGAACAGCGCCAACGCAGAGTACGTCCGGACCACGGAAACGGGTGATATCACGCTCGACCTCTCACCTTCCGACCCCGCCCTCGCAGCCGACGGCCTCAACCCCGAAGCCCGGACGTACGTCGCGGACGCCTTCCGAATCCGGTACGACGGCGACACCGAAGCCACCGTCTGGATCACGAACGACGCCGCGAGCGTGACGTTCCTCGCGGACGGGGCACCGATCGACGCCCGCGCCGACGCTGTCACGCTGGCGCCGGAGGAGTCCGTCGCGGTGGGCGTCGTCGTCGACACCAGGGGCGCGACGCCGCCCGAATCGAGCGAGTTCACCGTCCGGGCGAACGTAACCGACGCCGGCACGGAGACGGCTGACCCCGCGCCGGGTATCGCCGCGCCCGACCCCGAGGAACCGGCGACGACCCGAGTCACGAGCCCCACGCCGACGAGTCGCGCCTTGAGCCTCCGCGACACCGCCGACGGGCGCTCCGTCACGCTCGACTTGAATCGCCTCGTCGTCGCCCGCGCCGGCGACGGCGCCCTGACGCTCGACGACCTGACGGTCGTGAGCGACGGTGGGGACTTGGACCTCGAGGTGAGCAGGACGACGCCCGATTCGGCGGGCGCGCTCCCGGCCGACGCGGGCGTCCGTCCCCTCGGGGCCGTGCGCGTCGTGGAGCGCCGCGGCGGGGTCGAGCGGGCGACGCTCCGGTTCGGCGTCGACCGGGCGTATCTGGACGCGGCCGGCTACGCTCCCGAAGACCTGACCGTCTACCGGTACGACGGCCGCGAGTGGTCCGAGCGCGGCGTCGAGGTGGTCTCGCGGAGCGACGAACGCGTGTTCCTCGAAGCCGGGACGCCCGGGTTCTCGACGTTCGTCGTCGCCGCGGCGGTGCCCGACCTGCGGGTGACGGATGCGGACTTCCGGACGGGACCGGTACCGGCCGGGGAGGGGGCCACCGTGACCGCCGAGGTGACGAACGCGGGCGACGCACCCGGGGCACGGACCGTCGCCCTGACACTCGACGGCGACCCGGTCGCGGAGCGGCGGGTCGACCTGACCCCCGGCGAGTCGACGACGCTGTCGTTCCGGGCCGATCCGTCGAGCGCGGGGACGTACGACGTCCGGGTCGGGTCGGCCGACGTGGGGCGTCTCGTCGTCGAAGGGTCGGAGCCGGACACCGGCGGCGACGAGGGGACGCCGGGTGAGGTTGGGCCGTCGTCGCCCGCCACCTCGACATCGGTCGAGGCGCCGGCCGGCGCGGAAACGCCGGCCGTCGAGCCGGCCGGTGGGGCGCCGACCGAGACGCTGTGGCTCACCCTCCTCGTCGGGGTGGTAGCGTTGCTGGCGCTCGTCCGTCGGCTGCGAGAGTAG
- a CDS encoding signal peptidase I, which translates to MPSARRVLALGLELLLVLAVVSLLAGQLLGQPVLLSYVETGSMAPTMEPGDGFVAVPSAVAGEVEEGDVITFRAEEIQGGGLTTHRVVGETERGYVTRGDANPFTDQDGGEPPVKEAQIVAKALEVGGTVVVLPNLGTVVVGIQDVISGAQRWLAATFGTRSLLGPQGLTYLLLAASALAYVLDLVLGDDRNERRERTRSRDDGVSTRLVMVALAVLVVSTATAAMVVPAGTQEFGVVSAEFESEQPTTIRQGESSTLPYGVPNAGLVPVHVYFDSSDGVAVDSEYVYVGSRGEATVDLTLTAPPETGYYRYFVTEYRYLAVFPAPVVDALYRIHPWLPIVVIDALLGGTMYLVGMTVVGTGRVRSRSRDGPSALRRLANRFG; encoded by the coding sequence ATGCCGTCGGCCCGTCGCGTACTCGCGCTCGGACTCGAACTCCTCCTCGTCCTCGCGGTCGTCTCGCTTCTCGCCGGCCAGCTCCTCGGTCAGCCCGTCCTCCTCAGCTACGTCGAGACGGGGAGCATGGCGCCGACGATGGAGCCCGGCGACGGGTTCGTCGCCGTGCCGTCGGCGGTCGCTGGAGAGGTCGAGGAGGGCGACGTGATCACGTTCCGTGCCGAGGAGATTCAGGGCGGCGGCCTCACGACCCACCGCGTCGTCGGCGAGACGGAGCGGGGGTACGTTACGCGCGGCGACGCCAACCCGTTCACCGATCAGGACGGTGGCGAACCACCCGTAAAGGAGGCCCAAATCGTCGCGAAGGCCCTGGAGGTGGGTGGCACCGTCGTCGTGCTCCCGAATCTGGGGACGGTCGTCGTCGGGATTCAGGACGTGATTTCGGGGGCGCAGCGGTGGCTCGCGGCGACGTTCGGCACCCGCTCGCTGCTCGGGCCGCAGGGATTGACCTACCTCCTCCTCGCCGCGTCGGCGCTCGCGTACGTCCTCGACCTCGTGCTCGGCGACGACCGGAACGAGCGCCGCGAGCGAACGCGGAGCCGCGACGACGGCGTCTCGACGCGGCTCGTGATGGTCGCGCTCGCCGTGTTGGTCGTCTCCACCGCGACGGCCGCGATGGTCGTCCCCGCGGGCACACAGGAGTTCGGCGTCGTCAGCGCGGAGTTCGAATCGGAGCAGCCGACGACCATCCGGCAGGGCGAGTCGTCGACGCTCCCGTACGGCGTCCCCAACGCCGGCCTCGTCCCGGTTCACGTCTACTTCGACTCTAGCGACGGCGTCGCCGTCGACTCGGAGTACGTCTACGTCGGCAGCCGGGGCGAGGCGACGGTCGATCTGACGCTCACGGCGCCGCCCGAGACGGGGTACTACCGGTACTTCGTCACCGAGTACCGATATCTCGCCGTCTTTCCCGCCCCCGTCGTCGACGCGCTCTACCGGATCCACCCGTGGCTCCCCATCGTCGTCATCGACGCGCTGCTCGGAGGGACGATGTACCTCGTCGGGATGACGGTGGTCGGGACCGGCCGCGTCCGGTCGCGGTCCCGAGATGGGCCGTCCGCGCTCCGCCGACTGGCGAACCGGTTCGGCTGA
- a CDS encoding DUF5305 domain-containing protein — MSLGGDRDRQGVRVRAILDDWFWAVALVAVVVAGAGGYVTYTAYADPGTTVEERQVSSWEGNGSYATTATVTEPNPLYPVGTTLEDRPAYFLAVSPRFDGTFAFEYRATRGGAVDVTVEQRLVLHSVTEDEGAAIEYWRIEEPLGTETASGVAPGEPVRSTFSRNVSRLANRATNVSERLGGTPGETEVLVVTAVGIDGEVNGQSVERTATYRLPIASDGSTYAPGEMGGQAVTGSTTERIARERTYGPAWRVGGPAALLLGVGGLVGLAYGRYDGRLTVSAAERNRLDVAATREEFDDWITTATLPPAVLGRPRVEVDSLAGLVDTAIDVDARVFERPDGGEFYVPHEGLLYAYTPPRGESVAADGQNEASTEHPADGESDADADES; from the coding sequence ATGTCGTTGGGGGGCGATCGAGATCGGCAGGGCGTGCGTGTGCGTGCGATTCTCGACGACTGGTTCTGGGCCGTCGCGCTGGTCGCCGTCGTGGTCGCCGGCGCGGGCGGATACGTCACGTACACCGCGTACGCCGACCCGGGAACGACCGTCGAGGAACGGCAGGTGTCGAGCTGGGAGGGGAACGGGAGTTACGCGACGACGGCGACGGTGACGGAGCCGAACCCGCTCTACCCGGTCGGGACCACGCTCGAAGACCGACCGGCGTACTTTCTCGCGGTGAGCCCGCGATTCGACGGCACGTTCGCGTTCGAGTACCGAGCGACCCGGGGTGGTGCGGTGGACGTGACGGTCGAACAGAGGCTCGTCCTCCACAGCGTGACCGAAGACGAAGGGGCGGCGATCGAATACTGGCGGATCGAGGAGCCGCTCGGCACCGAGACGGCGAGCGGCGTCGCCCCCGGCGAACCGGTCCGGTCGACGTTCTCGCGGAACGTCAGTCGGCTCGCGAACCGGGCCACGAACGTCAGCGAGCGACTCGGCGGGACGCCCGGGGAGACGGAGGTGCTGGTCGTCACTGCCGTCGGTATCGACGGCGAGGTGAACGGGCAGTCGGTCGAGCGAACCGCGACGTACCGGCTTCCGATAGCCAGCGACGGGTCGACGTACGCCCCCGGCGAGATGGGCGGTCAGGCGGTCACCGGCTCGACGACCGAACGGATCGCGCGCGAGCGGACGTACGGCCCGGCGTGGCGGGTCGGCGGCCCGGCCGCGTTGCTGCTCGGCGTCGGCGGCCTCGTGGGACTCGCGTACGGCCGATACGACGGTCGACTGACCGTCTCGGCGGCCGAGCGCAACCGCCTCGACGTCGCGGCGACCCGCGAGGAGTTCGACGACTGGATCACGACGGCGACGCTCCCGCCGGCCGTCCTCGGTCGCCCGCGGGTCGAGGTCGACTCGCTCGCCGGGTTGGTCGACACCGCCATCGACGTCGACGCCCGCGTGTTCGAGCGGCCGGACGGCGGCGAGTTCTACGTCCCCCACGAGGGACTGTTGTACGCGTACACGCCGCCGAGAGGTGAGAGCGTCGCGGCGGACGGGCAGAACGAGGCGTCGACGGAGCATCCCGCCGACGGTGAGAGCGACGCGGACGCCGACGAGTCGTAG
- a CDS encoding ATP-binding protein, translated as MSDLGDFTDFSSDDGDGDGDGDGDGDGASTSPSSDATADADDFEPYEVSPAGADRGLGSISVSQGLRVSEDGDETTLEAFVTSDNRESVRLGKYLLVPYPDDETLFCRITALEYAQEFEADDATEIHARRAMRRDDFAERDYKFVASLDPVAVLFSESGAQGASGNRTKSGDGDDLQRRMVDRVPKPGAVVREASDAERIKTGLAIPSDGVFVGHLSVGGETVRTAASPPTIDYRLKDDYADGDPLVFRHTLVAGGTGSGKTHASKNVLRQYLDTTYPMDDGREVATAVVQFDPQDEYAQMHDDNPGMTDAVARRLDREGVAHGGHDDTIAFVPEVGDASYDGATHRAEQVPFTVPFSMVRRRPWLVAGARLNDNQYQALDYLLDRFFDDYGDAGTYDDFTTYLDDPALREELDESGRVHEATFDAVRRRALGSAFRRVFDRDARPVTELVHELVRPGGLTVVPTYHVNDSRATELVVLAVASLLVDEKLSNDPTYDRIEETPLIVGMDEAHNFLTDAESVQARKVITKFTEAAKQGRKERLGLFLITQDPQDVAESVFKQVNTKLVLNLGDEDAIKSVNIPPTLEDKVPYMAKGQMVVYSPDNSEPVEVTGLSTCVTRHGE; from the coding sequence ATGTCCGACCTCGGCGACTTCACCGACTTCTCCTCCGACGACGGCGATGGCGACGGTGACGGTGACGGTGACGGCGACGGCGCATCGACCTCGCCGTCGTCGGACGCCACCGCCGACGCCGACGACTTCGAACCCTACGAGGTGTCGCCCGCCGGCGCCGACCGCGGCCTCGGCTCCATCTCCGTCTCGCAGGGGCTCCGGGTGTCGGAGGACGGCGACGAGACGACGCTCGAGGCCTTCGTCACCAGCGACAACCGCGAGTCGGTGCGGCTCGGGAAGTACCTCCTCGTCCCCTATCCGGACGACGAGACGCTGTTCTGTCGGATCACGGCCCTGGAGTACGCCCAAGAGTTCGAGGCGGACGACGCGACCGAGATTCACGCCCGGCGGGCGATGCGCCGCGACGACTTCGCGGAGCGGGACTACAAGTTCGTCGCGTCGCTCGATCCCGTGGCGGTCCTGTTCTCGGAGAGCGGGGCGCAAGGCGCCTCCGGTAACCGGACGAAGTCCGGTGACGGGGACGACCTGCAACGGCGGATGGTCGACCGGGTACCCAAACCGGGTGCGGTGGTGCGCGAGGCGAGCGACGCCGAGCGGATCAAGACGGGGCTGGCCATTCCGAGCGACGGCGTCTTCGTCGGCCATCTCTCGGTCGGCGGCGAGACGGTTCGGACCGCAGCGTCGCCGCCGACGATCGATTACCGGCTGAAAGACGACTACGCGGACGGCGACCCCCTCGTTTTCCGTCACACCCTCGTCGCCGGCGGCACGGGATCGGGCAAGACCCACGCCTCGAAGAACGTCCTCCGACAGTATCTCGACACCACGTATCCGATGGACGACGGGCGCGAGGTGGCGACGGCGGTGGTCCAGTTCGACCCGCAGGACGAGTACGCCCAGATGCACGACGACAACCCCGGCATGACCGACGCGGTCGCTCGCCGCCTCGACCGGGAGGGCGTCGCCCACGGCGGCCACGACGACACCATCGCGTTCGTCCCGGAAGTCGGCGACGCGTCGTACGACGGCGCCACCCACCGCGCCGAGCAGGTGCCGTTCACCGTCCCGTTCAGCATGGTCCGCCGCCGGCCGTGGCTGGTCGCGGGCGCCCGCCTCAACGACAACCAGTATCAGGCCCTCGACTACTTGCTCGACCGCTTTTTCGACGACTACGGCGACGCGGGGACGTACGACGACTTCACGACCTACCTCGACGACCCGGCGCTCCGCGAGGAGCTCGACGAGTCGGGGCGCGTCCATGAGGCCACCTTCGACGCCGTGCGCCGGCGAGCGCTCGGGAGCGCCTTTCGCCGCGTCTTCGACCGGGACGCCCGCCCGGTCACCGAACTGGTCCACGAACTCGTCCGCCCCGGCGGGCTGACGGTGGTGCCGACCTACCACGTCAACGACTCGCGGGCGACGGAACTGGTCGTCCTCGCCGTCGCCAGCCTGCTGGTCGACGAGAAGTTGTCGAACGACCCCACATACGACCGTATCGAGGAGACGCCACTGATCGTCGGGATGGACGAGGCGCACAACTTCCTCACCGACGCCGAGAGCGTGCAGGCCCGGAAGGTGATCACGAAGTTCACGGAGGCGGCCAAACAAGGCCGGAAGGAGCGACTCGGCCTCTTTCTGATCACCCAGGACCCACAGGACGTGGCGGAGTCGGTGTTCAAGCAGGTGAACACGAAACTCGTCCTCAACTTGGGCGACGAGGACGCGATCAAGAGCGTCAACATCCCGCCGACGTTGGAGGACAAGGTGCCGTACATGGCGAAAGGCCAGATGGTCGTCTACTCGCCGGACAACTCCGAACCGGTGGAGGTGACGGGGCTGTCGACGTGTGTGACGCGGCACGGGGAGTGA
- a CDS encoding M20/M25/M40 family metallo-hydrolase has translation MEPERRAFLDRLLETPSPSGFETRGQRVWLDYVSDFADDVWTDDYGNAVAVHDGGETELALAGHADEVGYIVRRIDDDGFVRIGSIGGADRTVSKGQHVTVHAEDPVAGVVGQTAIHLRERDEERYDDVEEQYVDVGAVDGDEAESLVSVGDPVTVSTTVEDLHGSRISARGMDNRIGVWAAAEGLRRAVEADADATVYAVSTIQEEVGLQGARMVGADLAPDAVVAADVTHATDSPGIPDKRRGPVELGAGPVVTRGSANHPVLVETARAAADDAGVDVQLQAAGSRTGTDADAFFTAAGGTPALNVGLPNRYMHTPVEVIDATDLDDLARLLGAMAVRAGSVDSFAVDV, from the coding sequence CTGGAACCGGAGCGCCGGGCGTTTCTGGATCGGCTGCTGGAGACGCCGAGTCCGTCGGGCTTCGAGACCCGCGGGCAACGCGTCTGGCTCGACTACGTGAGCGACTTCGCCGACGACGTGTGGACCGACGACTACGGCAACGCCGTCGCGGTCCACGACGGTGGTGAGACGGAACTCGCCCTCGCCGGCCACGCCGACGAGGTGGGCTACATCGTCCGCCGGATCGACGACGACGGCTTCGTCCGCATCGGCTCCATCGGCGGCGCGGATCGGACGGTGTCGAAGGGGCAACACGTCACCGTCCACGCCGAGGACCCGGTCGCGGGCGTCGTCGGGCAGACGGCGATCCACCTGCGCGAGCGAGACGAAGAGCGCTACGACGACGTCGAAGAGCAGTACGTCGACGTGGGTGCCGTCGACGGCGACGAGGCCGAATCGCTGGTCTCCGTCGGCGACCCCGTCACCGTCTCGACCACCGTCGAGGACCTGCACGGCTCGCGGATTTCGGCCCGCGGGATGGACAATCGAATCGGCGTCTGGGCGGCCGCCGAGGGGCTACGCCGGGCGGTCGAAGCCGACGCCGACGCGACGGTCTACGCCGTCTCGACGATTCAAGAGGAGGTGGGCCTACAGGGCGCGCGGATGGTGGGTGCCGACCTCGCGCCCGACGCCGTCGTCGCCGCCGACGTGACCCACGCCACCGACTCGCCGGGGATTCCGGACAAGCGACGCGGCCCGGTCGAACTCGGTGCGGGGCCGGTCGTGACCCGCGGGAGCGCCAACCATCCCGTACTGGTCGAGACGGCGCGTGCCGCGGCCGACGACGCGGGGGTCGACGTGCAGTTGCAGGCAGCGGGGAGTCGGACCGGGACCGACGCCGACGCCTTCTTTACCGCGGCCGGTGGCACCCCCGCGCTGAACGTCGGCCTGCCGAACCGCTACATGCACACGCCGGTCGAAGTGATCGACGCGACCGACTTGGACGACCTGGCGCGCCTCCTCGGGGCGATGGCGGTGCGTGCGGGGTCGGTCGACTCCTTCGCGGTCGACGTGTGA